In one Agathobacter rectalis ATCC 33656 genomic region, the following are encoded:
- a CDS encoding AAA family ATPase — protein MEILKLPVGIENFEDIRRSGFYYIDKTMLIEQALNNWSKVTLFTRPRRFGKTLGMSMLRSFFEIGTDKSLFDGLYISQNIALCDEHMGKYPVIFISLKDVEGLSYDEAFQVFSRIIGNEISKFSFLAESDKLTVLEKEQFKGLLHIEKGKFIFDKDTFTASFKLLSQLLYKHYGKKVVILIDEYDVPLDKAYQNGYYHEMVSLIRGLFGQALKTNDYLQFAILTGCLRISKESIFTGLNNFKVLSIMDTRFDEQFGFTDSEVEELLAAYNLDSHFTEIKEWYDGYHFGNADVYCPWDVINYVDLLRFEPTAKPQDFWSNSSGNALVRSFIDKADVQTKDEIERLIAGEYIEKEISQELTYDEIDKSISNLWSVLFTTGYLTKQGVTDDGRVRLSIPNREIKNLFIKKIREWFSDTTANDGKTLEQFCNAFVDKDTEKIEELFGDYLWNTISIRDTAVAKDKKENFYHGILLGLLGYKASWLIKSNTESGTGYSDILVEVPKNRTGIVIELKYAENGDMDAACDEALKQIEEKSYVDKLKQDGMRNFIKYGIACFKKDCKVVVSE, from the coding sequence ATGGAAATATTAAAACTGCCTGTTGGAATCGAAAATTTTGAAGATATACGAAGGTCTGGATTTTATTATATAGACAAAACTATGCTTATCGAGCAGGCTTTAAACAATTGGAGTAAAGTAACGCTGTTCACCCGTCCTAGGCGCTTTGGAAAGACTCTTGGTATGAGCATGTTGCGCTCATTTTTCGAGATTGGCACTGACAAATCACTGTTTGACGGATTATATATTTCACAAAATATAGCTCTTTGTGATGAGCATATGGGCAAATATCCTGTGATATTTATTTCACTTAAGGATGTCGAGGGTTTATCATATGATGAGGCATTTCAGGTATTCTCCAGAATTATAGGAAATGAAATCAGCAAATTCTCCTTTTTGGCAGAAAGTGATAAATTGACAGTATTGGAAAAAGAACAGTTCAAAGGATTACTTCATATAGAAAAAGGAAAGTTTATTTTTGACAAGGATACATTTACCGCTTCTTTTAAGCTTCTTTCCCAGCTTTTATATAAGCATTACGGCAAAAAGGTCGTCATCCTGATAGATGAGTACGATGTGCCACTCGACAAGGCATACCAGAACGGCTACTACCATGAGATGGTCTCTCTCATACGAGGCTTGTTCGGACAGGCACTAAAGACCAACGATTACTTACAGTTTGCTATTTTGACAGGCTGTCTTCGCATATCAAAGGAAAGCATCTTTACAGGATTAAATAACTTTAAGGTGCTCTCCATCATGGATACACGATTTGATGAGCAGTTTGGATTCACGGACAGCGAGGTTGAGGAGCTTCTAGCCGCCTACAATCTGGATTCGCATTTCACAGAAATCAAGGAATGGTACGATGGATACCACTTTGGAAATGCCGATGTATACTGTCCGTGGGACGTGATAAATTACGTGGATCTGCTCAGATTTGAGCCTACTGCAAAGCCGCAGGATTTCTGGTCAAATTCAAGCGGAAATGCTCTGGTAAGAAGCTTCATTGACAAAGCCGATGTCCAGACCAAGGATGAGATTGAGCGCCTGATAGCAGGCGAATACATTGAGAAAGAAATATCCCAGGAGCTAACCTACGATGAAATCGACAAAAGCATCTCAAACCTGTGGAGTGTGCTCTTCACGACCGGTTACCTGACAAAGCAGGGCGTGACCGACGATGGCAGGGTGCGTTTATCAATACCAAACCGTGAGATTAAAAACCTTTTCATCAAAAAAATCCGCGAATGGTTCAGCGATACAACCGCAAATGACGGAAAGACACTTGAACAATTCTGCAATGCATTTGTGGATAAGGATACCGAAAAAATAGAAGAGCTTTTTGGCGATTATCTCTGGAATACAATAAGCATAAGGGATACCGCAGTTGCCAAAGATAAAAAAGAAAATTTCTACCACGGTATACTGCTCGGTCTGCTGGGCTACAAAGCAAGCTGGCTCATCAAATCAAACACCGAATCGGGCACCGGCTACAGTGATATCCTCGTTGAAGTTCCAAAGAACCGAACCGGCATCGTGATAGAGCTTAAATATGCCGAAAACGGCGATATGGATGCAGCCTGCGATGAAGCTCTGAAGCAGATTGAAGAAAAATCATATGTGGATAAGCTGAAGCAGGATGGCATGCGCAATTTCATCAAGTATGGAATTGCTTGCTTTAAGAAGGATTGTAAGGTTGTGGTAAGTGAATAA
- a CDS encoding type II toxin-antitoxin system RelE/ParE family toxin, with amino-acid sequence MKYNVDISPDAKKELNNYISGAMEFGSESVSKILDAFDECICILETTPNAGFDKLKYIPAKYKVIHLWKHYWMIFQIYEDEHCVKIDYVIDDRQNYGRFVH; translated from the coding sequence ATGAAATATAACGTAGATATATCACCGGATGCCAAAAAGGAACTCAATAATTATATTTCAGGTGCAATGGAATTCGGCTCCGAATCTGTGAGCAAAATATTAGATGCTTTTGATGAATGTATCTGTATTTTGGAAACTACTCCAAATGCCGGTTTTGATAAATTAAAATATATCCCCGCAAAATACAAGGTTATACATCTCTGGAAACACTACTGGATGATTTTTCAAATATATGAGGATGAACATTGTGTCAAAATTGATTATGTGATAGATGATCGTCAAAATTATGGACGATTTGTTCATTGA
- a CDS encoding type II toxin-antitoxin system prevent-host-death family antitoxin — MSSTIIKPSAAIRQNYNDISNLAKETHSPIFLTKNGEGDLVVMDIETYDQREKQLELREKLVEIEERRQAGIKDTPARDFLSELREIYNK, encoded by the coding sequence ATGTCTTCAACAATTATAAAACCGTCTGCCGCTATAAGGCAGAACTATAACGATATATCTAATCTGGCAAAAGAAACCCATTCACCGATTTTTCTCACCAAAAACGGAGAAGGAGATCTGGTTGTAATGGATATCGAAACGTATGACCAAAGGGAAAAACAATTAGAATTACGCGAAAAACTTGTTGAAATTGAAGAAAGACGCCAGGCTGGAATAAAAGATACTCCCGCCCGCGATTTTTTATCTGAATTAAGGGAGATTTACAACAAATGA
- a CDS encoding response regulator transcription factor, with product MSKILVAEDETAINKMICMNLNITGYETVSMQDGQEVLDYLATGASADLAIVDIMMPRVDGFGLLEPLNKADIPVIYLTARGDLESKVKGLSGGAEDYMVKPFEMLELLLRIEKILKRTGKSDDIIELDDITIDMKKHIVFKKKEQISLTPMEYDLLCTLAKNRNIALEREKLLNAIWGIDFEGETRTVDVHVAALRKKTGLRIVAVPKIGYRLEVGE from the coding sequence GTGAGTAAAATACTTGTCGCAGAGGACGAAACTGCAATCAATAAAATGATATGCATGAACTTAAATATTACAGGCTACGAGACGGTGTCCATGCAGGACGGACAGGAAGTGCTCGATTATCTCGCAACAGGAGCATCGGCAGATCTTGCGATAGTGGATATCATGATGCCAAGGGTTGATGGTTTTGGTCTGCTCGAGCCACTCAACAAAGCAGATATTCCGGTGATATATCTGACCGCGAGAGGCGATCTTGAGTCAAAGGTAAAAGGCCTTTCGGGCGGGGCTGAGGACTATATGGTAAAGCCGTTTGAGATGCTTGAGCTTTTGCTGCGCATAGAAAAAATATTAAAGCGTACAGGAAAAAGCGATGATATCATTGAGCTTGATGACATTACCATTGATATGAAAAAGCACATAGTTTTTAAGAAAAAGGAGCAGATATCCCTGACACCTATGGAGTATGATTTGCTTTGTACCCTTGCGAAAAACAGAAATATCGCTTTGGAGAGGGAAAAGCTGCTGAATGCGATATGGGGAATAGATTTCGAGGGAGAGACGAGAACTGTCGATGTGCATGTGGCGGCATTACGCAAGAAGACAGGACTTCGTATAGTAGCTGTGCCAAAGATTGGATATCGTCTGGAGGTAGGAGAATGA
- a CDS encoding HAMP domain-containing sensor histidine kinase: MKLRSRITIGTLGFLLISLTLCCTLMIYVSKKNMLNSTTSYTKTELEKLVANFYTNKSDIESTVEELTAETKLKYYFFKQTQYSDSDTEYVLQCGDEIIYNDSGLDVPTILGLNEDKSDIEMQGETKSDIVHTEGADYYICGVDININDRIYQVCIVRDITELYRQIYQMIALCVGIGIVISLAAAVSMIVFLKKLLRPLEQLKDEADAISQGQYQRQIDVKGKDELASLSHSFNTMAKAVESHIAEVEETSEARNRLIHALSHEMRTPVTAICGYAYSLRNMKLTDAQKQEALEFMDIEAKRLGSLSGKLTALVGLTADKIELKDIELEELKKHLEMIWQGRDDIFLTVENGSIRGDKDMLVMLITNLCDNAKKAGATRIEVNITGSGISVKDNGRGISKEDMKHIFEIFYQGDASRNQEGFGLGLALCQRIAELHHSKLSVESSLQEGSIFSLQFSYNSLMT, encoded by the coding sequence ATGAAGCTTCGTAGCAGGATAACGATTGGAACACTTGGATTTTTGCTGATTTCTCTTACACTGTGCTGCACACTTATGATATATGTCAGCAAAAAAAATATGTTAAACAGTACCACAAGCTATACAAAGACAGAATTGGAAAAGCTTGTGGCTAATTTTTATACAAACAAAAGTGACATAGAAAGCACAGTTGAAGAGCTTACAGCGGAGACAAAGCTGAAATACTACTTTTTTAAGCAGACGCAGTATTCGGATTCTGACACGGAGTATGTGCTGCAGTGTGGTGATGAGATAATATATAACGATTCCGGACTTGATGTGCCAACGATACTTGGGCTGAATGAGGATAAGAGTGATATTGAGATGCAGGGGGAGACGAAAAGCGACATCGTGCATACAGAAGGGGCAGACTATTACATCTGCGGAGTGGATATCAATATCAATGACAGAATCTATCAGGTATGTATAGTGCGCGATATAACAGAGCTTTACAGACAGATATACCAGATGATTGCGCTTTGTGTGGGGATTGGAATTGTTATCTCATTAGCTGCGGCAGTAAGTATGATTGTTTTCCTGAAAAAATTACTAAGACCGTTAGAGCAGCTTAAGGATGAGGCTGATGCCATATCACAGGGGCAGTATCAGCGTCAGATAGACGTAAAAGGAAAGGATGAGCTGGCATCACTCTCGCACAGCTTTAATACGATGGCAAAGGCTGTAGAGTCACATATCGCAGAGGTTGAGGAGACCTCTGAGGCGAGAAACAGGCTCATACATGCGCTCTCCCATGAGATGAGGACTCCGGTAACGGCGATTTGCGGCTATGCCTATTCGCTTCGTAATATGAAGCTGACTGATGCACAAAAGCAAGAAGCGCTCGAATTTATGGACATTGAGGCAAAAAGACTCGGCAGCCTGTCGGGCAAGCTGACTGCTCTGGTCGGACTTACAGCGGATAAGATAGAGCTTAAGGACATAGAGCTTGAGGAGCTGAAAAAACATCTTGAGATGATATGGCAAGGCCGGGACGATATATTTCTGACAGTTGAAAATGGCAGCATAAGGGGCGACAAAGATATGCTTGTCATGCTCATAACCAATCTTTGTGACAATGCAAAAAAGGCAGGTGCGACAAGGATTGAAGTAAATATAACAGGCAGTGGAATATCGGTAAAGGACAACGGAAGAGGAATTTCAAAGGAGGATATGAAGCATATATTTGAGATATTTTATCAGGGAGATGCTTCGAGAAATCAGGAGGGCTTTGGACTGGGACTGGCATTGTGCCAGAGGATTGCGGAACTTCACCACTCAAAGCTTTCTGTGGAAAGCAGCTTGCAGGAGGGCAGTATTTTTTCTTTACAATTCTCTTACAACTCTTTGATGACTTGA
- a CDS encoding DUF6034 family protein, with protein MKRKIVCLMAAIMCFSMTACEKTPDKSLVTQKNIDRLEKAAKETPKDGSTLKDIIETTTDTYDFNYESDDGKVKIVADNVPVTLPTKDTIPMYRVKSGELSQEIADKLYDYFFPDGAYTTTGSDWTKQIIDNLILEEKKYIANVKDDPDTSESDKESIIQTHEGIIKEYEEERKTAPDESTLKYVQKDSSYVDVEQETVSGTTKTKELNVSSKDQKEKLNICSSSDEDSFSSSARYENVKDYHYDGILTTQAASCTDDEKKKIGISEEDAKKYVDDFVQKIGMDWEIYDVGCAAGNKYKEDFDDTDKYNQDAEMISADNYTAYVFNLVQNINGIQSATTSSDYVPDKDDTTLTWLYEKIRIIVDKNGIVAFSWEFPQMVEEEVSDNVGIISFDQAKDIFEQMMPLTTRGDLEEHEDGDVEIKATATVYEVRLGLMRVRSSGSDRNGLLTPAWLFYGDYNIDFGGENHSEQQPWILLAVNAVDGSVIDVTAGY; from the coding sequence ATGAAACGAAAAATAGTTTGTCTGATGGCTGCAATAATGTGTTTTTCAATGACAGCCTGTGAGAAAACACCTGACAAATCACTTGTCACACAGAAAAACATAGACAGGCTTGAGAAAGCCGCAAAGGAAACTCCAAAGGACGGAAGCACATTAAAGGACATAATAGAGACTACCACCGATACTTACGATTTTAATTATGAAAGCGATGACGGAAAGGTAAAGATAGTAGCTGACAATGTGCCTGTTACTCTCCCTACAAAGGATACCATACCTATGTATCGAGTAAAAAGTGGTGAATTATCGCAGGAGATAGCTGATAAGCTGTATGACTATTTTTTCCCGGATGGAGCTTATACTACAACAGGCTCAGACTGGACAAAGCAGATAATAGATAATCTGATATTGGAAGAAAAAAAGTATATTGCAAATGTTAAAGATGATCCGGATACTTCAGAGTCTGATAAAGAGAGTATTATACAAACACATGAGGGGATTATCAAGGAATATGAAGAGGAAAGGAAAACAGCACCTGATGAGAGCACATTGAAATATGTGCAAAAGGATTCCTCGTATGTGGATGTGGAGCAGGAGACTGTAAGTGGTACAACAAAAACCAAAGAATTAAATGTAAGCTCAAAGGATCAAAAAGAAAAACTTAATATCTGCTCATCATCTGACGAGGATAGTTTTAGTTCATCTGCCAGATATGAGAATGTTAAAGACTATCATTACGATGGTATATTGACGACACAGGCAGCTTCATGTACAGATGATGAAAAAAAGAAGATTGGAATAAGCGAGGAGGATGCCAAAAAATATGTTGATGACTTTGTACAGAAAATAGGTATGGACTGGGAAATTTATGATGTTGGTTGTGCAGCAGGAAACAAATATAAGGAAGATTTTGATGATACGGATAAATACAATCAGGATGCAGAAATGATTTCAGCAGACAACTATACAGCATATGTGTTTAATCTTGTGCAGAATATAAATGGTATTCAAAGCGCAACGACAAGCTCAGATTATGTACCTGACAAGGATGATACTACTCTTACATGGCTGTATGAGAAAATCCGTATTATTGTGGATAAAAATGGTATTGTTGCATTTAGCTGGGAATTTCCTCAAATGGTAGAGGAGGAGGTATCAGACAATGTCGGTATCATATCCTTTGATCAGGCAAAGGATATCTTTGAACAGATGATGCCTCTAACCACAAGAGGTGATTTGGAAGAACATGAAGATGGAGATGTTGAGATAAAGGCAACTGCAACAGTATATGAGGTAAGGCTGGGACTGATGCGTGTAAGGAGCAGCGGCAGTGACAGAAACGGACTTCTTACACCGGCATGGCTGTTTTACGGCGATTATAATATCGATTTTGGAGGAGAAAATCATTCAGAACAGCAGCCATGGATTCTTCTTGCAGTAAACGCGGTGGATGGAAGCGTCATTGATGTGACGGCTGGTTATTGA
- a CDS encoding ABC transporter permease, with protein MDRAQESSKQLRINNTISSCIKQALTGRLFFLAVAGIVFALGIGGFADFWKAAGDYREGLIAYGTHLTVLQNAIKSDALCLLLPVFAALPYTSAFLEEIDSGFIKSYLPRAGRWHYISAKILAAAISGGAACTLGTGVYYNLLRLILLPMEKQGTAEKTDATYVLFFCIGMVFSLIGMLFSVLTASRYMAYASPFVLEYTLIILHERYLKKLYIINPKEWLCPSAGNWEFGEAGAVIFLIFVSMLITVLLIPAMERRLDGI; from the coding sequence ATGGATAGAGCGCAGGAAAGCAGTAAACAGCTACGGATAAATAATACAATTTCATCATGCATAAAGCAGGCACTGACAGGTCGTTTGTTTTTCCTTGCGGTCGCAGGAATCGTGTTTGCTCTTGGGATAGGTGGCTTTGCGGATTTCTGGAAAGCGGCAGGCGATTATAGGGAGGGGCTTATTGCCTATGGCACTCATCTTACGGTGCTGCAGAATGCCATAAAGTCTGATGCCCTGTGCCTGCTTCTTCCGGTATTTGCAGCCCTGCCGTATACCTCGGCTTTTCTCGAGGAGATAGACTCCGGATTTATAAAGAGCTATCTTCCGAGAGCCGGGAGGTGGCATTACATCAGTGCAAAAATACTTGCGGCAGCTATAAGCGGAGGAGCGGCATGTACACTGGGAACCGGAGTGTACTACAATCTGCTGCGCCTTATATTGCTGCCGATGGAGAAGCAGGGAACGGCTGAAAAGACAGACGCAACGTATGTCTTATTTTTTTGCATTGGAATGGTGTTTTCACTGATCGGAATGCTATTTTCGGTACTCACCGCAAGCAGATATATGGCTTATGCGTCACCGTTTGTGCTCGAGTATACATTGATAATATTGCATGAGAGATACTTAAAAAAGCTGTATATCATAAATCCGAAGGAGTGGCTTTGTCCGTCGGCAGGGAACTGGGAATTTGGTGAGGCGGGCGCAGTGATATTTCTGATTTTTGTCAGTATGCTTATCACGGTGCTTCTGATACCGGCTATGGAGAGGAGGCTTGATGGAATATGA